One Bradyrhizobium manausense DNA segment encodes these proteins:
- a CDS encoding KpsF/GutQ family sugar-phosphate isomerase: MPSSKPLMTQSSGPTPDSVESALRTLETESGGINALAAALRGPLGEAFAKAVDLIRNAKGRVIVTGLGKSGHMARKIAATLASTGTPAFFVHTAEAAHGDLGMITTDDVIMALSWSGEQPEMKTLVNYSARFAIPMIAVTSNAASSLGQAADIVIELPRAREACPHNLAPTTSTMMQVAIGDAIAIALLEGRGFTALEFAHFHPGGKLGAMLKFVRDYMRTGAEIPVKPEGTKMSDAVMEMSAKGLGCVCIVNAANEAVGIITDGDLRRHMRPDLLTVSVDDIMTKQPKTVPPSMLASEMIEVLNTRKITTLVVTEADKVVGIVHLHDLLRAGVA; this comes from the coding sequence GCTCCGCACGCTGGAGACGGAGAGCGGCGGCATCAACGCACTCGCGGCCGCCTTGCGCGGCCCGCTCGGCGAAGCGTTCGCCAAGGCGGTCGACCTGATCCGCAACGCCAAGGGCCGCGTCATCGTCACCGGGCTCGGCAAGTCCGGCCACATGGCCCGCAAGATCGCCGCAACCCTGGCCTCGACAGGCACGCCGGCCTTCTTCGTTCACACCGCTGAAGCCGCCCATGGCGACCTCGGGATGATCACCACCGACGACGTCATCATGGCGCTATCCTGGTCCGGCGAGCAGCCGGAGATGAAGACGCTCGTCAACTACTCGGCGCGCTTTGCGATCCCGATGATCGCGGTGACGTCGAACGCGGCGTCCTCGCTCGGCCAGGCGGCCGACATCGTGATCGAGTTGCCGAGGGCGCGCGAGGCCTGCCCGCACAATCTGGCGCCGACCACGTCGACGATGATGCAGGTGGCAATCGGCGACGCCATCGCGATCGCGCTGCTCGAAGGCCGCGGCTTCACCGCGCTGGAATTCGCCCATTTCCATCCCGGCGGCAAGCTGGGTGCGATGCTGAAATTCGTCCGCGACTACATGCGCACCGGCGCGGAGATCCCGGTGAAGCCTGAAGGCACCAAGATGTCGGATGCGGTGATGGAGATGTCGGCCAAAGGGCTCGGCTGCGTCTGCATCGTCAACGCCGCGAACGAGGCTGTCGGCATCATCACCGACGGCGATCTGCGCCGCCACATGCGGCCGGACCTGCTGACGGTGTCCGTCGACGACATCATGACGAAGCAGCCGAAGACGGTGCCGCCCTCGATGCTCGCGAGCGAGATGATCGAGGTGCTGAACACCCGCAAGATCACCACGCTGGTCGTGACCGAGGCGGACAAGGTGGTCGGCATCGTGCATCTGCACGATCTGTTGCGGGCGGGCGTGGCTTAA
- a CDS encoding winged helix-turn-helix transcriptional regulator: MARQAASGERRVRGSRTGRPIMALLDLLGRRWSLRILWELREDPLTSRALRTACDEASPTVLQARLTELREAGFVELGDSGGYGLTALGRELCETFMPLHRFAERWKR, from the coding sequence ATGGCAAGACAGGCAGCATCAGGGGAACGTCGCGTGCGCGGCTCGCGCACCGGTCGGCCAATCATGGCGCTGCTCGACCTGCTCGGCCGGCGCTGGAGCCTGCGGATATTATGGGAGCTGCGCGAGGATCCGCTCACCTCGCGCGCGCTGCGCACGGCCTGTGACGAGGCTTCGCCAACGGTGCTGCAGGCGCGGCTGACGGAGCTGCGCGAGGCGGGGTTCGTCGAGTTGGGTGACAGCGGGGGTTATGGATTAACGGCGCTGGGGCGGGAATTGTGCGAGACGTTCATGCCGCTGCACCGGTTTGCGGAGAGATGGAAGAGGTGA
- a CDS encoding NfeD family protein, giving the protein MTDMFISLGTWNWLIFGFILMALEVLAPGVFLFWLGLAALLVGLISFGVAVSWQIQLVMFALFAAAAVPVWRRLARPKPDASASPFLNKRTEALLGREFTLEKPIIDGNGTVRIGDTVWRVAGPDTPAGTKVKVVQVDGANLTVAAA; this is encoded by the coding sequence ATGACCGACATGTTCATATCGCTCGGCACCTGGAACTGGCTGATCTTCGGCTTCATCCTGATGGCGCTGGAGGTACTTGCGCCGGGCGTGTTCCTGTTCTGGCTCGGGCTCGCAGCACTGCTGGTCGGCCTGATCTCGTTCGGCGTTGCTGTATCGTGGCAGATCCAGCTCGTGATGTTCGCGCTGTTCGCGGCTGCTGCGGTGCCGGTGTGGCGCCGGCTCGCCCGGCCGAAGCCGGATGCCAGCGCCAGCCCCTTCCTCAACAAGCGCACCGAGGCGCTGTTGGGTCGAGAGTTCACGCTGGAGAAGCCGATCATCGACGGCAATGGTACCGTCCGCATCGGCGACACGGTATGGCGCGTGGCAGGCCCGGATACGCCGGCGGGAACGAAGGTGAAAGTGGTGCAGGTGGATGGCGCCAATCTGACGGTGGCCGCGGCGTGA
- a CDS encoding carboxymuconolactone decarboxylase family protein: protein MSSPTPRIAPLDQPYPPEIQAQFDRIMRGAPPLVLFRVMAGHGRAWDKFRAGGLLDPGPLSLRQREIVIDRTCALNRCEYEWGVHVAVFAAPAKLTEDEVRATVAGDASSSCWSPAEQALIAAIDALHHCATFTDAEFAALSAHYDEAQILEIMLLCGFYRTVSYLANGLKLPLEETAARFPQI from the coding sequence ATGTCATCCCCCACGCCGCGTATCGCCCCGCTCGATCAGCCTTATCCCCCGGAGATCCAGGCGCAGTTCGACCGCATCATGCGCGGCGCGCCGCCGCTGGTGCTGTTCCGGGTGATGGCCGGCCACGGCCGCGCCTGGGACAAGTTTCGTGCCGGCGGTCTGCTCGATCCCGGGCCGCTGTCGTTGCGCCAGCGCGAGATCGTGATCGATCGCACCTGCGCGCTCAACCGTTGCGAATATGAGTGGGGTGTCCATGTCGCGGTCTTCGCCGCACCGGCAAAGCTCACCGAGGATGAGGTCCGCGCGACTGTGGCGGGTGATGCGAGTTCATCCTGCTGGTCGCCGGCCGAGCAGGCCCTGATCGCTGCAATCGACGCGCTGCATCACTGCGCGACGTTCACGGACGCCGAGTTCGCAGCGCTGTCGGCGCATTACGACGAGGCGCAGATTCTGGAGATCATGCTGCTCTGCGGCTTCTATCGCACGGTGTCGTATCTGGCGAACGGACTGAAGCTGCCGCTGGAGGAGACGGCTGCCCGGTTTCCGCAGATCTAG
- a CDS encoding SPFH domain-containing protein — MSGFDIFAIVLVLLVIVTLIAGVKTVPQGYDWTIERFGKYTQTLSPGLNLIVPYFDRVGRKINMMEQVIDIPEQEVITKDNATVTVDGVAFFQVFDAAKASYEVANLTQAITVLTMTNIRSVMGSMDLDQVLSHRDEINERLLRVVDAAVSPWGVKVNRIEIKDIVPPADLVEAMGRQMKAERVKRADILSAEGQRQSEILRAEGAKQGQILQAEGRREAAFRDAEARERLAEAEAKATTAVSEAIAKGDVAALNYFIADKYIKAFGQFADAPNQKIIMLPMEAMSLLGSLAGIGEIAKATFGESAASAAAAARRPGSVPPTGGTPPTVPPRQG; from the coding sequence ATGAGCGGTTTCGATATTTTCGCGATTGTTCTGGTGTTGCTCGTCATCGTCACGCTGATTGCCGGCGTGAAGACGGTGCCGCAGGGCTACGACTGGACCATCGAGCGGTTCGGAAAATACACCCAGACGCTGAGCCCCGGGCTCAACCTGATCGTGCCCTATTTCGATCGCGTCGGGCGCAAGATCAACATGATGGAGCAGGTGATCGACATTCCCGAGCAGGAGGTCATCACCAAGGACAACGCCACCGTGACGGTGGACGGCGTCGCCTTCTTCCAGGTGTTCGATGCGGCGAAGGCGAGCTACGAGGTCGCCAATCTGACCCAGGCGATCACGGTGCTGACCATGACCAACATCCGCTCGGTGATGGGCTCGATGGATCTCGACCAGGTGCTGTCGCATCGCGACGAGATCAACGAGCGCCTGCTGCGCGTCGTCGATGCCGCGGTCTCGCCCTGGGGCGTCAAGGTCAACCGTATCGAGATCAAGGACATCGTGCCGCCCGCCGACCTCGTCGAGGCCATGGGCCGGCAGATGAAGGCTGAGCGCGTCAAGCGCGCCGACATTCTCTCCGCCGAAGGCCAGCGCCAGTCCGAGATCCTGCGCGCCGAGGGCGCCAAGCAGGGCCAGATCCTCCAGGCCGAAGGCCGTCGCGAAGCCGCCTTCCGCGACGCCGAGGCGCGCGAGCGTCTGGCCGAAGCCGAGGCCAAGGCGACGACGGCGGTGTCGGAAGCGATCGCGAAGGGCGACGTCGCCGCGCTGAACTATTTTATTGCCGACAAGTATATCAAGGCATTCGGCCAGTTCGCGGACGCGCCGAACCAGAAGATCATCATGCTGCCGATGGAGGCGATGAGCCTGCTGGGCTCGCTCGCCGGCATTGGCGAGATCGCGAAGGCGACATTTGGCGAAAGCGCGGCCTCTGCGGCTGCAGCCGCTCGGCGTCCCGGCTCAGTGCCTCCGACGGGCGGCACACCGCCCACGGTCCCGCCGCGGCAGGGGTAA